Within Dysosmobacter sp. Marseille-Q4140, the genomic segment AGCCCCTGGCCGTCACCTATGACTTCGGTATCGATGCGCACCGTCACGAGGGCCGGGTCATCACGGCGGAGTACCCGGCGTTTTTCTTGGTGTGCTGCTACACCCCCAACTCCAAGGACCAGCTGGCCCGGCTGGACTACCGCATGGCCTGGGAGGACGACATCCGGGACTATCTCCTGGAGCTGGACGGGAAAAAGCCCGTGGTCTACTGCGGGGACTTGAACGTGGCTCATCAGGAGATCGACATCAAGAACCCCGGCCCCAACCGCCGCAACCCCGGCTTCACCGACGAGGAGCGCCAGAAGATGACCAGGCTGCTGGACAGCGGCTTCGTGGACACCTTCCGCTATCTGTACCCCGACAAGACCGGGGCCTACTCCTGGTGGAGCTACCGCTTCAACGCCCGGAAGAACAACGCCGGGTGGCGGATCGACTATTTTCTCGTCTCGGAGCGGCTGAAAGAGAAGATCCGAAACGCCGACATCTGGAGCGAGGTGCTGGGCAGCGACCACTGCCCGGTGATGCTGGAGCTGGACGTGTGAGATCCAAAGGCGGTTCGGCGGTCTGATACTGGACATTTCCCGCTGGAGCGTGTATAACAGGGAGCGAATGAACCGGCTCCGCGGAGCCGGAATGTGCACAAAAAAGGAGACGATCCCATTATGGCAGAAGCGATGAAGTGC encodes:
- the xth gene encoding exodeoxyribonuclease III, whose amino-acid sequence is MRLVSWNVNGLRACLGKGFLDFCAVSGADVICLQETKMRPEQAEFDLPGFHRYWNSADKAGYSGTAVFTKEEPLAVTYDFGIDAHRHEGRVITAEYPAFFLVCCYTPNSKDQLARLDYRMAWEDDIRDYLLELDGKKPVVYCGDLNVAHQEIDIKNPGPNRRNPGFTDEERQKMTRLLDSGFVDTFRYLYPDKTGAYSWWSYRFNARKNNAGWRIDYFLVSERLKEKIRNADIWSEVLGSDHCPVMLELDV